One genomic window of SAR324 cluster bacterium includes the following:
- a CDS encoding CoA-transferase: MPQPKLISLATAVDRFTQNGVQYASGAALPIGSDAIVLGRELLRQGRNQLHAIFHCNSQQLNLLAGAGAVDKAECGFSGLEVFGFANGLRRAVETGVTQLEDYSNLAMAIRLFGGAMNWPFVPATVNIGSDIQYRSAFSPEEYPATSKIPMITDPFSGRQLGAFQSLQPEVAAIHVSMADLLGNAIMLGTEWSRFELSRAAKKVILVADEIVHTDCMRQFPNLVRIPDIVVDAVVYWPFAAWPQSSPGLYDVDEDHMRSMNKALATEETTQQYLKDYVFSYQSHRDYLGMIGNETREKITQTETSFLMDPYRKWILSADEISKLVLEGER, encoded by the coding sequence ATGCCCCAACCTAAGTTGATTTCTCTAGCAACTGCAGTTGATCGCTTCACGCAAAACGGTGTTCAATATGCCAGCGGTGCGGCACTACCAATCGGTTCTGATGCGATCGTTCTTGGACGGGAACTTTTGCGTCAGGGTCGGAATCAACTCCATGCGATTTTTCACTGTAATTCCCAGCAACTCAATCTCTTGGCTGGGGCTGGTGCTGTGGATAAAGCAGAATGTGGTTTTTCTGGTCTCGAGGTTTTTGGATTTGCCAACGGACTGCGCAGAGCGGTAGAAACTGGTGTGACCCAACTGGAAGATTATTCCAATCTTGCCATGGCAATCAGGCTATTTGGTGGTGCGATGAACTGGCCCTTCGTACCCGCTACAGTAAATATCGGCTCCGACATTCAGTATCGCAGCGCTTTCTCACCAGAAGAATATCCAGCAACCAGCAAGATACCTATGATCACCGATCCCTTCAGTGGTCGACAACTCGGGGCCTTTCAAAGTTTACAACCAGAAGTTGCTGCAATTCATGTCTCCATGGCCGACTTACTGGGTAACGCTATCATGTTGGGAACGGAGTGGAGCCGGTTTGAATTATCTCGTGCCGCCAAAAAGGTGATCTTGGTGGCTGATGAAATTGTCCACACAGACTGTATGAGACAATTCCCTAACCTGGTCCGCATTCCAGATATCGTAGTTGATGCCGTTGTCTACTGGCCTTTTGCTGCCTGGCCACAAAGTTCACCAGGACTTTATGATGTGGATGAAGATCATATGCGTTCAATGAACAAAGCTCTTGCTACGGAAGAAACCACCCAACAATATTTGAAAGACTATGTATTTAGCTACCAGAGTCACCGAGACTATCTGGGCATGATTGGCAATGAGACGAGAGAAAAAATCACCCAAACCGAAACCAGTTTTCTGATGGATCCTTACCGCAAGTGGATTCTTTCTGCAGATGAAATTTCAAAATTAGTTTTGGAGGGTGAGAGATGA
- a CDS encoding DnaJ C-terminal domain-containing protein translates to IPAGVDNNSRIKLSGEGEHGIDGGPPGDLYVVIRVKKHPIFERDGSDIYCEVPISFPQVALGTEIEVPTLEGKARLKIPAGAQSHKIFRLRNQGIVNLRGGNRGDLHVRIVVETPTNLSVRQRELLEEMENISDQDSHPLRDKFMNTIKGFFS, encoded by the coding sequence CATTCCTGCGGGGGTAGATAACAATTCCAGAATCAAACTCTCTGGTGAGGGTGAACATGGGATTGATGGGGGACCTCCGGGAGACCTCTACGTTGTGATTCGTGTGAAGAAACATCCGATCTTCGAACGGGATGGATCTGACATATATTGTGAGGTTCCAATCAGCTTTCCACAAGTAGCCCTTGGCACTGAAATTGAGGTTCCTACCTTGGAGGGTAAAGCTCGCTTAAAAATCCCAGCTGGCGCCCAGTCCCACAAAATATTTCGCCTGAGGAATCAAGGAATCGTAAACTTGCGTGGTGGCAACAGAGGGGATTTGCATGTGCGGATTGTAGTTGAAACTCCGACAAATCTCTCTGTTCGACAAAGAGAGCTACTTGAAGAGATGGAAAACATCAGTGATCAAGATAGTCACCCCCTGAGAGACAAATTCATGAACACAATCAAAGGTTTTTTCTCCTAG
- a CDS encoding enoyl-CoA hydratase, with protein sequence MTEAALVLCHDDEGVTTLTMNRPQARNALSQGMLRAMLDAFIEVSTDEKARVVILAGAGPGFCAGHDLKEIKAQNYSRNYTEQLFADCAELMQTIIRLPKPVIAQVDGIATAAGAQLVASCDLAISSQEARFATPGVNIGLFCSTPMVALSRNLSNKHAMQMLLTGDLIDAQNAYRMGLVNEVVDAEQLEMKTMELARKIASKSPLTVAIGKEAYYRQAELPLGEAYDYTKEVMVRNLEARDAQEGISAFIEKRHPVWCGK encoded by the coding sequence ATGACTGAAGCAGCTTTGGTACTTTGCCACGACGATGAAGGCGTGACCACACTGACTATGAATCGACCTCAAGCACGGAATGCTCTCTCCCAAGGAATGCTGAGAGCAATGCTAGATGCCTTCATTGAGGTTTCTACAGATGAAAAAGCCAGAGTTGTCATTCTGGCAGGAGCTGGCCCTGGCTTTTGTGCGGGACACGATCTCAAGGAGATCAAGGCTCAGAATTATTCAAGAAATTACACAGAACAACTTTTCGCAGATTGTGCAGAGTTGATGCAGACGATCATCCGTCTACCTAAACCTGTAATTGCCCAGGTAGATGGAATAGCGACTGCTGCAGGAGCCCAACTCGTAGCAAGTTGTGATTTGGCGATTTCCTCACAAGAGGCACGCTTTGCAACACCTGGTGTTAATATCGGTTTATTTTGTTCCACTCCAATGGTTGCTCTTTCTCGTAATTTATCGAACAAGCACGCTATGCAGATGCTACTGACAGGCGACCTGATTGATGCCCAAAATGCCTACAGAATGGGATTAGTCAACGAAGTTGTCGATGCAGAACAGCTTGAGATGAAGACGATGGAACTGGCAAGAAAGATTGCCTCCAAATCTCCACTGACTGTCGCTATCGGCAAGGAAGCCTATTACCGGCAGGCTGAACTGCCATTGGGTGAAGCGTATGATTACACGAAGGAGGTGATGGTTCGAAATCTGGAGGCTCGGGATGCTCAAGAGGGAATCTCTGCTTTCATTGAAAAACGTCATCCCGTCTGGTGTGGGAAATAG
- a CDS encoding CoA-transferase, with protein MNSHKLEYTRQEMMAIATGRELRDGELAIFGVGLSMLAGYFAQEHHAPNIRAMTEGGVYGAIPVGGLPWGIECNRISVNATSFTNGVDALGFLVASGRCDVGIIGAAQVDKFGNVNTTGIWDGEIGEHYRAPKTRLTGAGGANDIACGAGRVLIMVAHEPKRFAEKVTYISSPGYLDGGNTRERYGFVGGGPSAIITTLGILRPNPDTKEFQLDAYYPFSNIEEIQSNTGWELKVSPRVHVVSEPTVDELKALRKVDETGALRKQ; from the coding sequence ATGAACAGTCATAAGCTTGAATACACTCGCCAGGAAATGATGGCTATTGCCACTGGCCGGGAATTACGTGACGGCGAGCTAGCCATCTTTGGTGTGGGACTCTCAATGCTGGCTGGTTATTTTGCTCAAGAGCACCATGCACCAAATATTCGTGCAATGACGGAGGGTGGAGTTTATGGAGCAATTCCAGTTGGAGGACTCCCTTGGGGGATTGAATGCAACCGTATCTCAGTGAATGCGACCAGTTTCACGAATGGAGTGGATGCACTAGGATTTCTAGTCGCTTCCGGACGCTGTGATGTCGGTATTATTGGAGCCGCTCAGGTCGATAAGTTTGGAAACGTCAATACCACTGGAATTTGGGATGGGGAGATTGGAGAACACTATCGAGCGCCCAAAACCAGGCTAACTGGCGCTGGAGGAGCAAACGATATTGCATGTGGAGCGGGTAGGGTTTTGATCATGGTAGCCCATGAGCCAAAAAGATTTGCTGAAAAGGTAACCTACATAAGCTCACCTGGATACTTGGATGGCGGGAATACTCGAGAGCGTTACGGTTTTGTAGGAGGTGGCCCCTCTGCAATCATCACAACTCTAGGTATCCTCAGACCTAACCCCGATACCAAGGAATTTCAACTAGATGCCTACTACCCTTTCTCAAACATAGAGGAAATCCAGTCCAATACTGGTTGGGAACTGAAGGTTTCTCCAAGGGTGCATGTTGTATCAGAACCAACTGTGGATGAATTAAAAGCATTGCGGAAAGTTGATGAAACTGGAGCGTTGCGCAAACAGTGA